Part of the Henckelia pumila isolate YLH828 chromosome 2, ASM3356847v2, whole genome shotgun sequence genome is shown below.
TTtccgagcaacactgaggtaaatcccaaggagcagtgcaatgccatcgaGTTGAGGAGTGGCAAAGAAGTTGAAGTCcaaattcctactgttgcggagaagaaatttgaggaaaaaTTCGAGGAAaaagagaaggagcctgaacctgactcgaaaccgatgtacaagctgCCAATCCCCTACccacaaaggttcaagaagaaggcgttggatgagcagttctccaaattattggatattttcaagaaaattcacatcaacgtcccctttgctgatgctttggagcaaatgccgaactatgcgaagttcatcaaggaggtgatgtctaagaagaggaggctgctagagaacgaggtggtcaatctgactgaagagtgcagtgcggtgcttcaaaagaagatgccacaaaagcttaaggatccagggagttttactattacTTGTTCTATtttctcttcttattttaataatgcactttgtgatttaggggccagtattaatttaatgtcattatctatttacagggccttggattgggagacatgaaatcgactaagatttcattgcaattggcggatcggagcattacatatcccctaggaattgttgaagatgttctagtcaaggtggataaatttatctttccagcggattttgtgatcttggatattgaagcggatcatggtgctccgctgatttttggacgcccgtttttggctactgctgatgccaaaataGATGTCAAGAAGGGTGAATTATCAATGGGTGTGGAGTACGAACGAGTGGTCTTCAACTTATTCACGATAGCACTCAATCCACCCATTGAAGAattgtgcttaattgaaccggttgtgaagttgAAGAGCTGCCCAAGAGTTGATTTTGAGGTTGAATCAAAGAGTAAAGCGCCAAATTTATCGACGAAGAAAACCacgaagaaaaagaaagaaaaatttaaaaggcggttcgtggaatttatttggcaagtgaaagagaaagggaagatctaacatcggtgaaagtcgggctgacgactttaaaccaagcgctacttgggaggcaacacaagcattttattttattttattttatttgcttcatttttcagattatttaatttttgttatttatttattttttaaagtattttattatcattttttgaAGCCTAATTCTTCTCTTTTGTCAAATTTTTTCAGgcttaaaaatctcaaattcgagctAAGGGCGCGCCAGCCCCATTAATCGAGCGCCCACGCGCTACCCTGTACGAAATTGGAGTTGTTTTGCGAattaaaggcgcgcccgcgccactcctCTCGAGCGCCCGTGCCTCCCCTTCGTTGCACTGATGCACGAACATCGCTCCAACACGCGCAATCACGCGTCTCGTCCGCACAACACCTAGGCGCAATCGCGCTGCTCATCTGCGCTTATTttaagcgctaacgcgctcccAGCTCCCCAACCGTGCAACCatcagcgctatcgcgctacaaCCCCACCATCAGCGCTAGACAATGCACAAACGCGCTACCCCATTTTGCGCTAACAAGCCTCTCCCATCTGCGCCCTTCATAGCACTATCGCACATCCCTTTCCCCCTCCAGCGCTCACACGCTTCTCCCAACAGCGCATCTTCTCATCCCTACCATGCGCAGTTCAGCAACTCCCAACAGCAATCCATGCGCGAACCAGCTGCTCATCCCTGCGCAAACAACCACCATTAGCGCTTCTTCCATGAGTTAATAAGATTTCCAGCTGCTCCACCTCATAAAATCACGCAGCCACCATACGAACAACACTTGAATTCATGCGACAACGAGCATCCTCATTAGCCTCTCATTCTTGCTTCGCACTCTTCTTATTACCCCATACTAAGCGagttattttgttttgattgTTTTGGGTTTCAATTTTGTGCCTTAACCATGTGCATGTTCTCTTTTCAGATTACAATGGATGTGGTTGTTGCTTATCATCTCCTCTCCAATGGTTGCGGTTGCGAATTATTTTTCAATGGAGTTGATTTTGGTTACAttgagtactgatgctcggtgtcgaaagGTGCACGTCCCTTGTTCATtctattgatttttaatcattagagacaatgattatattaagtttggggggatgaatcattttgtttgaattagttgtttggttgatattgtagttgaattttattgtgtgcttcatagataaaaaaaattttgttgaatttatttgttgtgttagttgagagttgagttgaaaagaagttgagaaataaTTAGATGCATggctgaaaaatatttttttttgtgctataactggaatccatgattgtctacctatctacaaatatttttgaaaaaatggaaccaagtgaatgaacaatttcctatatactctgttattaatacttgaatctgatttttgagacatacagatatcgatatgattgaggcattgtttgaaactttgggcctaattttcattgaaaaattttatccttagttgcccatttgaggctacacgtatatgagtacTATGAGGTACGGGAAAAATCTGAATTtgttgttgaaaatcatcgtttactgctgatgattatcttttctgcactgattgagatttgtatgattttattgtggattgaaacttgtctagaactagttcggacactctttgAGGCGAAATATgggcataactgtgattaggaatgatttaggcgatttttctgaattcgttttagcctttcaagctaccttttaatgcatgttatccctagtaccttgtttgagctttattgaaaatcgaatgacatgcgagtaaacgtgtgataaaactccattcgtcattatttcaaggtcctacattgactacttGAATAGCATatatactatttcctacctttaagagagtaatttgaatgctaaaatgttttatgctcctagttttatttgtgaaattgaatggtgtggtggatgaattgaaatgaagaaggtagttgtgaaaagaaaaaaaaggtagtagaaaaaaaaaagagttgaaaaagtgGTGAAAAAAAGTTGTTGGTATAAAAAGAGAAGAATGAAAGTTGAAAAATCACTGAAGTGAAAATatgtgtgaaattgtgaatgaaaaggagtgaaGTTAGAGTTGAGCATGAATATGAATTACtctttattttgaattcttttccttcatttgtagccgcgagccaggccttacattatcagcttattaagtcctattgaccgagtctcagttgcccaatatactagtagagaagagttgtgagaatttagcctatgggctgttgattgatacttttaatgattatgaattttgatcgaaacatgcacacactattattcgttgcatttacctaattgtgagagttttttattaatatcctatttttgatcctatgctaccctgaaaagttctcatgatctatgaatgtatgaattgaacttggataagggtgttttgaacgtgagttgcggagattgtgagtttatgcgatTATTTTGTTCTTGCTGAAATTTTAAGTGTTATTTGGgtgtgatatgattggatttgaaaattctttgaaatcattgctgatgccattgctccataatatttcttggttATTCTTGTTGGTTGTTGGGTAGTAGTAGtatttggaatttattggtttttaatagttttgctcgggactagcaaaagtctaagtttgggggtatttgataagtgtattttatacacttaatttatatatgattttaattgttaattgtttgtttcgagcagatttatgcggagttttgttgtttttgtggttgtaggaatttattgaatttatttggaaaagagaagaaaaataagaagttgaGAGGAGAAAGGTATTAAAAGAAAAGTGAATTGataaaagggaaaagaaaagaagaaagaaaagaatgaTCAGACAAGGAGAAGAAAAGCAAATGGGCTTTCAAATTGGGCCAAAGTTTAGCGCTTCTCATTAGCATTTCTTTAAGAGTTATCGCACTACTTTTCTGAAGATTGAAAGCGaattgaaggcgcgcccgcgcctttaACCGAGCGTCCGCCCCGATCGTGATTTggaagatttttattatttcgggcaataatttttatgggcttttgagtgggcttttgtgtACGATATAAAAAGGATTCTTTGTCAGATAGAAGAGAAGGCCGCCACACATCACATGAAAGAATATCAGAGATTTGATCGTGAGATTTCTGGGAAGAaatctggagcttaattgaagacggagatcgatcaaccggacacggcgtcgtcAACGGATTTGTttcctttatcttttatttattttattctgaatatgttgaattttctgaacatgttttgttttattcagaattttattatgaactaattttttagagtctagaggtcggatggaacctggtgtaaacactttcatgaatttttgattttattgaattgaatttcttctagattaattgttttttctagaattgattgtcttttcaattatttgatcaataattgatttgttatattttatttgaaatctggcactcgggagaggagattttgaataggaccaatagaaaatacactgttaattatttatacagcttgggagagtgtataattttaacagagcttttaaaaaaaacattattttgtgatagatcactgcaagtagattcttaatagggatattggaattgaattgtagttgataaaaattatttgttgctcgggagagggaaataataaacttaagtgttcttggctattaattgattgaaattcatgaagattaattaattaggattgattgctGTTGAAactaggtgaaatctatacctctagaccatttttctctgattgatatttatctgaaatttgtgtgcgtgctatcaaaaacatcctgattatttttatttattgcaaatctctcaaagtttgatttttctagataaagtttagactattttaattacaagtactaaatattttcattttactccctgtgggatcgatacttgattttatcactatattaaactTTACACTCGTACtcttgcgagcatttttcacaacaatagCCTCAGAGTTTGGTGAGAGTTGCAGTGACTAAATTGGGTTTCTATAGGATCAGACGAGTAGGCTGTGAGATAAGAGGTGCCAGATCAATAGCAGGTTCACTGATTTCTTTTTCAGTGGAGGAGGAATAGGTACAAGTCCAGTTGTCTCAATTTGGCTAGAAGATGAGGGAGAAGAGGTAGAATCTTTAATTTGATTGTTGTCTTGACCATGAAGGGGACTTGGAACCACTACTAGTGCAAGTTCATTCACAACCAATTCATCAGAAATCATGCACATGCAGTAGAGATGGAATAACAAGAAGAATGGAGTCCATTGGATCAGGAATAGACTCTGATGTGGATAGAGCAGTATCACCAATAGATTGCAACGCCTCATCCATGGATGTGAGTTGTAACTCATGCAAATGGTCTGACTATTGAGCCCACTGATCATCGTGAGTAGTCATAATTTCAGGCTAGTTTTCAAGAGTAAGATTATCTTCACTTAAGGAGATTAAAGCTGGAACAGTCTAGGTTGGAACAATATCAGTGATTGAATTAGACTACTCTGGTGGATTGAGCCGAGAATTTTCCATGTCGGTTTATTCATTGAAGTCGGTCTGATCATTAGCCAAAATATCTTGATTTTCAGATGCTTAAGCTGgagctggttcaacttgaataagAGCAAAAGTTGGATTAAATTGGTCGGTCTCTGGGAACTGAACCGTGGAAGGAGGTGGATCATATTGATCTTCAGTTGTGGCCATTTGTAGATCTTGACGTATGAATTGAGCAGTCATGgtaatatttaaaacatatatttcAGGCTGACTTATGACAACTGAATCATCAAAGAAAGTTAAGCTTGTTAGATTGAACATTTCTCGCTTGTTCCTTATAATTATGCGAAGTATACTCTCCTTCATCTTTAGAGACACAAAATCTCATCTTGAagtgatgatgatatatatagGGTCTCAACCCATTCTAGTATTCTCTGTTCACTGGCTGCTAGATTTTGGAGAGTTTTCCATGCATCTCCTTCTTTGAACTCCCGATGCTTGATTTTCTAGTCGTGTCTCCTCTTGGTGCGCTGATCCTTATATTTTATTGCCATATCATATGCTTTCTCCCTGAATTCTTCTAGTTGGTCCAAttgcaaaattattttttcaccTGCAGCCGTAAAATCAAAATTCAGTGATTTAATTTTCGAATATGCCTTATGTTCTAACTCAACCAGTAGATGACATGATTTTCCAAAAAGCAACCTATATGGTGTAGTTCCTTGAGGTGTCTTACAGGCAGTGTGATATGCCCATAGAGCATCATCTAATCTGATACACCAGTCTTTCTTACTTGTATTGACTGTCTTTACTTCTTTTGATTCACGGTTGGACTCCTCCACTTGCCTACTCGTTTGGGTATGGTAAGGGCTGGAGACCTTGTGCATGACACCATACTTTTCCAAACGTTTTTCAAATACTTTATTGCACAAATGTGAACCTCCGTCACTAATGATTGCTCGTGGTGTGCCAAatcgattaaaaatatttttcttcaaaaaattcaataccACATGAGCATCAGTAGTTGCACAAGCCTCTGTCTCTACCCATTTCGAAACATAGTCAACCGCaaccaaaatgtattttttcataaaatatgtgGGAAAAAGGTCCCATGAAATCTTTGCCCCAAACGTCAAATACTTCACACTCCATGATATTATTCAAAGCCATTTTATTACGGTTATAAATGTTACATGTGCGTTGACATCGATCACAAGGAATAACATATGCACGAGCATTTCTAAAAATATAAGGCCAATAAAAACCGCATTCTAGTACCTTTGCCGCTATTTTTATCGGTCCAAAGTGACCGCCTACTTCACGATCATGGCAATGTCCCTAAATAAGATGCATCTCTTCTTTTGGCACGCACCGATGTATCATTGAATCTGCACAAATCTTAAACAAAAATGATTCATCTCAAAAATAGTATTTCACGTCTGATAAGAATTTTTTTCGTTGGTGAAATGATAAATTTGGTGGAAGTATGCCTGTGACAAGATAATTAACAAAATTTGCTAACCATGGGAAATCCTTAAGTGATAACAACTGCTTATCCGTGAACCAATCATCTATCTGATccactttatttttcttttcctcAATCATGTATTCAAGCCTAGACAAGTGATCAACCACTACATCCTCTACACCTTTCTTGTCTTTTATTTCTAAGTCAAACTCTTGGAGCAGTAAAATCTATCTAATTAATCTAGGCTTAGTATCCTTCTTAGAAAGGAGATATTTTAATGTTGAGTGATCGGTGTATacaatgaatttttaaaaaacaaggTATGAGTGAATTTTATGAAACGCGAATACTATAGCAcataattatttttcagtggtagCATAATTGAATTGTGCTTCATATAATGTTTTACTCGCATAGTATATAGTATGAAATACCTTATTTTTCCTTTGACCCAAGGTAACACCTACGGCCGTATCACTAACATTGCACATTACCTCAAAGGGTAAATCCTAGTCAGGAGCCGCTAAGACAAGAGCTGTCACTAATCGCTCCTTAAAAACCTCGAACGCATGCACacaatttgaattaaaatcaaaagataCATATTTCATCAATAAAGAAGATAAAGGCttagaaatttttgaaaaatgtttAATAAATCGTCGGTAAAAACAAACGTGGCCCAATAAACTTCTAACTCCCTCTATCGACATCGGAGGAGGAAAGTTTTTTATGAATACAACTTTTGCTTTGTCCAACTCTATTCCTTGTTTAGAGATTTTGTGACCAAGCACGATTCCTTCTTGCACCTTAAAATGGCATTTTTCCAAGTTTAACACCAAGTTAGTTTCCTCGCACCGCAACAAAACCATGtgcaaatttttcagaaaatcatCAAAAGAAGAtacaaaaatagaaaaatcatccatgaatatctctaaaaaaaatttaatcatgtcatgaaaaattattttcatgcatctttgaaaagtgTCAGGTGCATTACACAGTCCCAAAGTCATTCGTctatatgcaaaagtaccataggggcaagtgaaagtagttttcTCTTGGTCCTCTGATGCAATCATAATGTGGTTATGTAACACCCCAAAATTAGCCTAATCAAGATTTAGGAGATTAATattgataatcagagattagGAAATTCGAGGATTGAATTGTTATTCGATAAGGGACTGAATTTCAATTTTTGagaattcagggaccaaagtgtaAATTTGAGAGTAGACTTGGTCGCTTAATATAAATAGGGAGAGAGAAGCGTGCATCACCATCTTCTTCCCATTCCTTCTCCTTCTCTCACGCCAACCTCCATGGAAACGCCCTtttgagcttccagatttcattcCGTGCTCGATCCGTCCAGTAGAAATCTAATCTGAAAttatattcgcgatcacggaTGCGAGAGATCCGTTAtgccgtaagtttttcttcgatcgtcTTTATGTCAATTTTTGGATGTCCTTAGAATTTTATGAAATtaggatatgttgttcttgagttaAGATAGATCGTATATTTGAAGTCGGATCGAAAAAAGAAAGTCGTTcatatttgttatgatttttaaggcaaaattcaagaaatgggttttatattttgttggattttggatTGAATTGGTTAGATTATTGTTTTCGGGAGTTGTATTGGATCGATATATTGCTGTTTGTGGTTTTtggttgatcagattatagccgttatgccgccggtttgaattttcagattttgggGATTTTGATTGGAATTTCGGAATTGATTTGAATGGATTGGTTGTTATTGAACTCGTTTatatctccgtacagatttagttgaagatcgtggatTTCAGAATTGACAGGATTCAAATCGTTGAAGAATTGATCGAGAAACGGTAACGAGTTGACTTAATCGTTGAACTACATTCGTTCACATGCATTCATATATCTACATTCCGTAGTCGGATACGAAATATGAGGATATCTATATTCCGTAGTCGGATACGAACTACGAGGAGTTGGGATAAATGCAtcgagatcggatacgaatcttggtATTGAGGTCGGATACGAATATCGATAAGGGAAGAAACTCATTAAACATTCATTGCATTTTATTGCGTTTCGAATTGAGTGTTTGTTATTCATGTGGTTGACACACTACGTGAACGTGCATTTCAGGCTGTTATTTTATcgtttttgatatattattaatattgcCTGTTATGTCTcctttactgggaattgtattctcaccggagttatccggttgttgtcttgttttgtatgtgtacttggcaacaggttgGGCAGGTTCGAGTCGGAGGCAGCATGATTAGACTGGGATTTTtatgatagaagtgagggcttggtttagaagtcgaacttTGCATTCGAACTCCTTTTGGgttgtattttgaattttagAACTTAGAAaagatgcatgttctactagttcgaTGATTGTACGACCTTAGAATTATCATGTATTGGATTTTTTCATGTTGTTGTTGAGATTTAATATTTGAGTTTGGTTTTGGAATGCATGAACTGCTGTCTGTTCTTATTTTCTTCAGAATtatagcagggcacggaccccgtgcctaggTCCTGGTGAGGGTCCGTGTACCTTTGCATTTTTGTCATGTTTCGGATTTGTTCATGCATGGACCCCGTGCCTTggtccgtgcatgggtccgtgtggtCTCGTTCGAAGAAAGTAACTTGgagattttgaaattttgggaaCGGACCCGGGCATggagggtgcacggggtccgtgcataaaAAAGAGAGTTGGGTTTTTAGTGCATTAGTTTTGcatggacccatgcacggagggTGCACAGGGTCCGTGTATTTTGTGGCCTCCGAACCCTTGGCTACAGATTAATGAACGGACCCGGGCATGGAGGGTGGATGGGGTCCGTGTatgtcattttaaaaaaaatttattgaccATTTTGGTCCGGACTCTCTTTCGAtttttgcatgatttatttgattagatgattagaaccgggtcctcacattaagtggtatcagagagataagatcttggattgaattagagtgagcggggtagatcgagtccgcattaattgaattcttgcatgtgattgaattatttaaatgtcatgcgagcatgctttattagttcctgaaatatttgaattacatgattatgtgatttaaattaaaagcATGGTTAATTAATATAAGTTGTGAAGCATGACTTACTTGAGATACAAACTGTAATTACTCCTGTTTGAATCCGGATTCCATCGAATCACACGAGTATTCAGAACAAAGATTGTTGGACACCGAATGTTTGAAGATTGAGGTATTTGTGTCCTAATTCTCTTGAGTATCGGATTTGTCCCCTTGAAGAATCTTGAACAAGAGCCTACCAGCATCGAACCCCGATTGGGTAGAGTAGTGTTGAGACTTTTTAGATGGAATTCACTCCGACAGATGGAATATTTTCTGATGAGGATTCAGCCTTTTAACCCGCCGACTTTGAAGAGTACTGAGAATGTCTTTGATGTGTAAGCCGGTTAGAAGAAATCGAGCAGCTGTTTGATTTTTGGGGCTACACCGATGACCGTCgaattttttttagtgatttacCAACTTTAGGAGTTTGATTAAGTTGGTGGATTTCGAAAGAAAGAATTAGAGAATCAAGGTACGAATATTTCTTGAAATTTGTTTAATCCGAATTTGTGCAGCAGATTCCGTTGCAACAATAGACCATACATGGATGCGGCTTCAAAGCCACAAAGTCCAAAAATTCTTGTACTACTAGATGGAAGCACAACTAGTGAGAGTCATAGAATTGACGGGAATACATCCACGAAAGTGGATGATCCACCTTGAGCTTAAAAGGGAATAATAGTCAGGCTATCGACTATAAATTTAACGTTGACTGAAaagcaacccagtgtttttgtaacgtcccaaaaaaataattatcgaattaattgacaattaaaataattattgagttgataaaataattattgttgccaaatgagttatagagtgtatttacaaaatacacgcaTCAAtaagtcaatgagtttgactatttttctggatatctggtaatattaacattttgagataattattaagatattgaaataaaaataattatttatgtcagataatttaatttggaaGAATATTTGACCACGGTGATTCGTCAAAATTTTTGTTGATTGGTCAGAGCCTAAGATTGATTCAATAATTTATTGTAGTAAAATAACACACGAGTATTGATTTGGATCGGATCAGGTGATTTTGGGACCAACTTTCTATGCATAGTAAGTGTTACCCTCTCACACACcaaaaacacacactaaaacccTAACCCCAAATTTCCCCTCCCGTTCCCAGCCACCGTGCGCCGCCCATTTCCATCAATTGACTCCTCCATCTTGTAGCTCTCGTCGAGGCGATCACAACCATACTAAGAATTGTAAGTTTTGGTGACCGAAGCACCGAGTTTGAAGCTAAAACGCGACGGTCAttgttcatcatcttcctcgCACGAAATGGATATATTTTAGGACAATTCTTGTTGCTTTTGACTTGTTAAGAAGTTCTAGGATGTTTGTAGATCATTTCCTGAGCTTATTGCAGCATTTTCCGTTGAAAAATTGGGCAGATCGGAGCATGGAAGCTCTCGCTGTTGTCTCCTAAAAATCTTCGATTCCGGCCTCCTTGTTGGTCCATTCTGCTCGTGTCTTAGTGCAATAGAATTATCTCGTCGAGCTCTACAAGCCTGCCAAATTTCGTGAATTTTGGAGAAGTTTTGCTCAGCATCGCCACGCCGCCCCTTCTTCGTCGATTTTCTGGCTATCGTCGGCATGTTAACTATTTTTGACCGGTTtgacgtgatagatccaaatatccaagtttcaagTTGAGATTCGAAATCGTGAAGCGGTGAAAACGCAATAAAGTTTGGGAATTTTTTGTCAAAGATTGACCAAAGTTGACTAGGGTTGACTTTGGaccattatgtgatttttcacAGATTTGAATTTAGTTAAAGATATTTAGAGGCAGAAATCAGCAGT
Proteins encoded:
- the LOC140877833 gene encoding uncharacterized protein, yielding MKKYILVAVDYVSKWVETEACATTDAHVVLNFLKKNIFNRFGTPRAIISDGGSHLCNKVFEKRLEKYGVMHKVSSPYHTQTSRQVEESNRESKEVKTVNTSKKDWCIRLDDALWAYHTAFVISQPEIYVLNITMTAQFIRQDLQMATTEDQYDPPPSTVQFPETDQFNPTFALIQVEPAPA